A single region of the Lotus japonicus ecotype B-129 chromosome 4, LjGifu_v1.2 genome encodes:
- the LOC130715648 gene encoding (-)-isopiperitenol/(-)-carveol dehydrogenase, mitochondrial-like has product MAGAGAPNLNDSGHKLNGKVAIITGGASGIGEETARLFADEGSRMVVIADIQDDLGNHVAASIGSHRCTYVHCDVADEDQVQHLVESTVNAHGHLDIMFSNAGILSPSNQTVLDLDFSEYDRLMAVNTRGMAACVKHAARAMVKGRVRGSIVCAASVAASRGAPTKTDYAMSKHAVLGLVRSASVQLGKHGIRVNCVSPSGLVTPLTRAAYGTTMQAEELQERYDRSARLKGVSLTAKHVADAVLFLASGDSEFVTGHDLAVDGGFTFTPVPV; this is encoded by the coding sequence ATGGCTGGAGCTGGAGCACCCAATTTAAACGACAGTGGCCATAAGTTAAATGGCAAAGTTGCCATAATCACCGGCGGTGCCAGCGGCATCGGCGAAGAGACGGCGCGTCTGTTTGCCGATGAAGGCTCACGAATGGTGGTAATCGCAGACATCCAAGATGATCTCGGCAACCATGTAGCAGCATCCATTGGCTCTCACAGATGCACCTATGTCCACTGTGACGTGGCAGACGAGGATCAGGTTCAACACTTGGTGGAATCCACCGTCAACGCACACGGCCACCTTGACATCATGTTCAGCAACGCCGGCATCCTTAGCCCCTCCAACCAGACCGTACTGGACCTCGACTTCTCCGAGTACGACCGCCTTATGGCGGTGAACACGCGGGGCATGGCGGCGTGCGTGAAGCACGCGGCGCGTGCGATGGTGAAGGGGCGCGTGAGAGGGAGCATCGTGTGCGCGGCAAGCGTGGCGGCGTCACGAGGGGCTCCGACGAAGACGGATTACGCGATGTCGAAGCACGCGGTGCTGGGGCTGGTGCGAAGTGCGAGCGTGCAGCTTGGGAAGCATGGTATTAGGGTGAACTGCGTCTCACCGAGTGGGCTGGTCACGCCGTTGACACGTGCGGCGTATGGCACGACGATGCAAGCGGAGGAGTTGCAGGAACGTTATGATCGGAGCGCCAGGTTGAAGGGCGTTAGTTTGACCGCCAAGCACGTTGCCGATGCGGTGCTATTTCTCGCTTCCGGTGACTCTGAGTTTGTTACCGGACATGATCTTGCAGTTGACGGTGGTTTTACTTTTACCCCTGTCCCTGTGTGA